Proteins encoded together in one Diceros bicornis minor isolate mBicDic1 chromosome 18, mDicBic1.mat.cur, whole genome shotgun sequence window:
- the MRPL38 gene encoding large ribosomal subunit protein mL38: MAAPWWRAAVYGGRRWRCFSTSGTLSRRTAPLGPMPNEDIDVSNLERLEKYRSFDRYRRRAEQEARAPHWWRTYREHFGEESDPKDKIDIGLPPPKVCRTQQLLERKRVLRELRASVEEERAARLRTASIPLEAVRAEWERTSGPYHKQRLAEYYGLYRDLFHGATFVPRVPLHVAYAVGEDDLMPVYHGNEVTPTEAAQAPEVTYEADEGSMWTLLLTNLDGHLLEPDAEYLHWLVTNIPGNRVAEGQETCPYLPPFPARGSGFHRFAFLLFKQDKPIDFSGDTRPSPCYQLAQRTFHTFDFYKKHQEAMTPAGLAFFQCHWDDSVTQVFHQLLDMREPVFEFVWPPPYHPKQKRFPHRQPLRYLDRYRDSHEPTYGIY; encoded by the exons ATGGCGGCGCCCTGGTGGCGAGCCGCGGTGTACGGAGGTCGGAGGTGGCGGTGCTTCAGCACCTCGG GCACCCTTAGCCGCCGGACCGCCCCTCTGGGGCCGATGCCCAACGAGGACATCGATGTGAGCAACCTGGAGCGGCTGGAGAAGTACCGCAGCTTCGACCGCTACCGGCGCCGGGCGGAGCAGGAGGCGCGAGCCCCGCACTGGTGGCGGACCTACCGGGAGCATTTCGGGGAGGAGTCAG ATCCCAAAGACAAGATTGACATTGGGCTGCCCCCACCCAAGGTCTGCCGGACCCAACAGCTGCTGGAGCGAAAACGGGTCCTCCGGGAGCTGCGGGCCAGCGTGGAGGAGGAGCGGGCCGCCCGCCTCCGCACAG CGAGcatcccactggaggctgtgcgGGCCGAATGGGAGAGGACCTCTGGCCCCTACCACAAGCAGCGTTTGGCCGAATACTACGGCCTCTATCGAGACCTGTTTCATGGTGCCACCTTCGTGCCCCGAGTCCCCCTGCACGTGGCTTATGCCGTGGGTGAGGACGACTTGATGCCTGTGTACCACGGCAATGAGGTCACTCCAACTGAG GCTGCCCAGGCCCCAGAGGTGACCTATGAGGCAGATGAGGGCTCCATGTGGACACTGCTGCTCACCAACTTGG ATGGACACCTGCTGGAGCCGGATGCCGAGTACCTCCACTGGCTGGT AACCAACATCCCGGGCAACAGGGTGGCTGAAGGACAGGAGACATGTCCCTACCTGCCCCCCTTCCCTGCTCGAGGCTCTGGCTTCCACCGCTTTGCCTTCCTACTCTTCAAGCAGGACAAGCCGATTGACTTCTCCGGGGACACCCGGCCCTCACCCTG CTACCAGCTTGCCCAGCGGACCTTCCACACTTTTGATTTCTACAAGAAACACCAGGAAGCCATGACTCCAGCTGGCCTAGCATTCTTCCAGTGCCACTGGGATGACTCGGTCACCCAGGTCTTCCACCAGCTTCTGG ACATGCGGGAGCCTGTGTTTGAGTTTGTGTGGCCACCTCCTTACCACCCCAAGCAGAAGCGCTTTCCCCACCGGCAGCCCCTGCGCTACCTGGACCGGTACAGAGACAGTCATGAACCTACCTATGGCATCTACTGA